The sequence AATCTAATACATTACGGATGTAAGAAATTTTCGAAAAATCAAACTAAATGTGCAGGAGAATTAAAATTAATAGAGAAATTATTAGCTATAGAATAATCAACTTCTAATTTACAGAATCATTGCATAGGAATTAGTGGTGGACAAATTGTTTGTAAGAAATGGACAGGGGGGAAAGAAAGTAGATGGATTTTTTTACTGTGGAAACGAATGAGTACATTGCTTTAATTACTTTGAATCGACCGCCTGCAAATGCTTTAGCATCTGAGGTTTTGCAAGAACTTTCACTTGTTTTAGATGAAGTTGAAAGGAATGATGATGTACGGGTTCTTTTACTAAAAGGTGAAGGCAGATTTTTCTCGGCTGGTGCAGATATAAAAGAATTTACCGAGGTTGAATCAGAAGAAGGCTTCACAGAAATATCAAAAAGAGGACAAGATGTTTTTAGCCGGATTGAAAACTTTTCAAAGCCCGTTATTGCCGTCATTCATGGTGCAGCGCTAGGCGGTGGATTAGAACTTGCGATGTCCTGCCATATTAGGTTGGCAAGTGAAAATGCAAAACTGGGTTTACCAGAGCTTACATTAGGAGTTGTTCCAGGATTTGCAGGAACGCAGCGCTTACCGCGTTTAGTAGGAATACCAAAAGCAGCCGAAATGATGTTTACGAGCGAGCCGATTTCCGGGACAGAAGCGGCGGTCTTAGGGTTAGTGAATCATGCATATCCGGAGGAAAGCTTATTTGATGAAGCAAATAAGCTAGCGCAAAAAATAGCGGCGAAGAGTCCAAATTCATTAAAAGCGGTTATTGAACTGTTACAATTTGCAAAAGTTTCTTCATTTGGACAAGGGTCTGAACAAGAAGCAAAGCTATTTGGAGAGATTTTCATGTCGGAAGACGCAAAAGAAGGGGTTAGCGCATTCCTTGAAAAACGCTTTCCACAATTTAAAGGAAAATAAGAGCAACGTTTTTGCGCTCTAGAACTGAGCGCTCGCTCAACAAAAAATGATAAAATCCTACAAATAATAACAATATAAGGAGGGAATTGTAATGAATATTTATGTAATCATGAAAAGAACATTTGACACAGAAGAAAAAATTGTGATTGCTAATGGCAAGATTAGCGAGGATGGGGCAGAGTTTATTATCAACCCCTACGACGAATATGCGCTGGAAGAGGCAATTCAATTAAAGGAGAAGCATGGCGGTGAAGTAACAGTCGTGACTGTTGGCACTGAGGATTCAGAAAAAGAGCTGCGAACAGCCTTAGCAATGGGTGCAGACAAAGCGGTTTTAATCAATATTGAAGATGATATCGAAAATGGTGATCAATATACAACCACAGCAGTTCTTGCTGAATATTTCAAGGACAAGGAGTTTGATATCATCCTTGGCGGCAATGTCGCGATTGATGGCGGTTCTGGACAAGTAGGCCCGCGATTAGCAGAAACCCTAAATATTAATTACGTAACAACGATTACGAAAATTGATGTTGACGGTACAAAAGCGACGATTGTGCGCGATGTCGAAGGCGATAGCGAAACAATTGAAACAACATTACCAATCCTTGTAACAGCACAGCAAGGTTTAAATGAACCGCGCTATCCATCATTGCCTGGAATAATGAAAGCGAAGAAAAAGCCTTTAGAAGAGCTTGAACTTGATGATTTAGACATTGACGAAGATGATGTGGAAGCAAAAACGAAAACACTTGAAATATATTTACCACCTAAAAAAGAAGGCGGCAAAATTCTTGCAGGTGAGACAAGTGAGCAAGTAATAGAATTGGTGAAATTATTGCAAACAGAAGCAAAAGTAATTTAATTGGGGGGAGAAAAAATGACTAGAAAAGTACTAGTAGTAGGGGAAGTTCGTGATGGCAATTTACGAAACGTTTCATATGAAGCAGTGGCAGCGGGAAAACTAATTGCTGAGGGCGGGGAAGTTGTTGCTGTTTTAATAGGTGAAGCCGTTCAAAGTTTAGGGGAGGCGATGATTCAATACGGAGCAGACCGTGTTATCACAGTAGAAAATGCCCAACTAAAAAATTACACAGCTGACGGCTATGCCCAAGCACTCCTTGCTGTTGTAAATGAAGAAAATCCAGGTGGCATTATCCTTGGCCATACAGCCCTTGGCAAAGATTTATCGCCGAAAATGGCAGCCAAGCTTAACTCAGGCCTAGTTTCAGATTGCGTAAATATTGAAGTTACAGGTGACAATGTTATCTTTACACGTCCAATTTATTCTGGGAAGGCTTTTGAAAAGAAAATCGTCACAGATGGCATCATTTTTGCAACAATCCGCCCTAACAATATTGCACCATTAGAAAAGGACGAAATACGTACAGGTGAAATCACTTCTCTAAACGTTGATGTTAAAGACTTACGCTCTGTCATTAAAGAAGTAGTCCGTAAAGCATCAGAAGGCGTCGATCTTTCCGAGGCAAAAGTAGTTGTCGCTGGTGGCCGCGGTGTAAAAAGTGCAGAAGGCTTCGAGCTTCTGAAGGAATTAGCCAATTTACTAGGCGGAGCAGTAGGGGCATCACGTGGTGCTTGTGATGCTGATTATTGTGACTATTCGCTGCAAATTGGACAGACAGGGAAAGTCGTTACCCCTGATTTGTATATCGCCTGCGGCATCTCTGGTGCTATACAGCATCTAGCTGGAATGTCAAACTCAAAAGTGATTGTGGCGATTAACAAAGACCCTGAAGCCAATATTTTTAATGTTGCTGATTATGGTATTGTCGGTGATTTATTCGAAGTTGTTCCATTACTAGTAGAAGAATTTAAAAAAATAAAAGTGAACGCCTAAATTAGAATTTCCGAAAGGCAAAAGACGTGTGGTGGAAAACACTACATGTTCTTTTATTTCATAAAGTTAAATACCGGTGTTTCAAGGTGTAATATACTTTTAAATAGGAAATATTAATTTAAGTGCAAATGATTCGCGTCAAATAACTTAAAATGATATACTCTTAATAAAATAAATAAAGCTTCTAAAAAGGAGGATAAAAAATGGCAATAGTAAACGCTACAGATCAAAATTTTGCAACTGAAACAAGTGAAGGTGTAGTACTTGTGGACTTTTGGGCTCCTTGGTGTGGTCCTTGTAAAATGATTGCTCCTGTGTTAGAGGAAGTCGATTCTGAATTAGGTGAAAAATTAAAGATTGTTAAAGTAGATGTTGATGAAAATCCAGATACCGCTGCTCAGTTTGGTGTCATGAGCATTCCAACCCTTTTAGTTTTTAAAGATGGAAACAAAATAGACCAATTTGTTGGTTTCCAACCTAAAGATGCACTTTTAGCAAGACTAGCTAACCATATTTAATGAAAATAGAAAAAATAAGCCAGGAAATTTTGGCTTATTTTTTTTATCCCGTTATTAAAGTATAATTTGAATGGGATGGGGGTGATGGTGATGACAAATCATCTGAAAGAAAAGCTAAGTCTGTTACCAGCTCAGCCGGGCTGTTACTTGATGAAAGATCGCCAAGGGACGATTATATATGTTGGAAAAGCAAAAATATTAAAAAATCGTGTCCGCTCTTATTTTACTGGCTCACATGATGGGAAGACATTGCGATTAGTGAATGAAATCGAGGATTTTGAATATATTGTCACATCTTCAGATTTAGAAGCGTTGATTTTAGAAATGAATTTAATCAAACAGTATGATCCGAAATATAACATCATGCTTAAGGATGATAAAAGCTATCCATATTTGAAAATAACGGCTGAAAAACATCCAAGGTTACTCACAACGCGGAATGTAAAAAAAGATAAAGGCAAGTACTTCGGTCCTTATGCCAATGTTGGGGCCGCTAATGAAACGAAAAAATTATTAGATCGCCTTTACCCTTTAAGAAAATGTTCAACCATTCCTGACCGCGTCTGCTTATATTATCATATGAATCAATGCCTTGCTCCATGCGTAAAGGATGTATCGGATGCAGAAAATAAACAGCTCGTCGATGAAATAGTCAAATTTCTAAATGGCGGCTTTCAAGATATTAAAAAAAGTTTAGTAGAAAAAATGTATAAAGCGTCAGATGAACTTGATTTTGAGCGAGCAAAAGAATACCGCGACCAAATTGCCCATATTGAAGCGGTCATGGAAAAACAAAAGATGAACTTGAATGAGCTCATTGACCGCGACGTCTTTGGTTATACGTATGATAAAGGCTGGATGTGTGTTCAAGTATTCTTTGTACGACAGGGCAAGCTCATTGAACGTGATGTTTCTTTTTTTCCATTTTATAATGAGCCAGAAGAAGATTTTTTAACTTTTTTAGGGCAATTTTATTTAAAAAGCAATCATCTTAAACCGAAAGAAATTTTTGTATCGGAAGAAATTAATGGTGAATACGCTGAAAAACTAGTAGAAGTAAAAGTCGTTCAACCGAAAAGAGGTAAGAAGAAAGATTTAGTAGATTTAGCGATAAAAAATGCGAAAATTGCTTTAAAGGAGAAATTTTCCCTTATCGAAAAAGACGAGGAAAGAACGATTAAAGCTGTGGAAAATCTCGGTCGGAAAATGGGCATTTCACCCCCGTATCGAATTGAGGCGTTTGACAATTCAAACATTCATGGAACAGATCCTGTTTCGGCAATGATTATGTTTATTGATGGCAAGCCGGAAAAAAAGGAATACAGAAAATATAAAATTAAAGGTGTAGAAGGTCCAGATGATTACGCTTCGATGCGGGAGGTAACGCGGAGAAGGTATTCAAGATTGTTAAGGGAAAGTTTACCGCTCCCTGATTTAATTATCGTTGATGGAGGTAAAGGGCATATTCATGCTGTAAAGGATGTTCTCGAAAATGAGCTAGGTTTGGATTTGCCAATTTGCGGACTTGCCAAGGATGAAAAACATCGGACATCGGAATTGCTCTATGGTGACCCACCAGAAGTGATTCGTCTTGAGAGGAATAGTCAGGAGTTCTATTTACTGCAAAGAATACAAGATGAAGTGCATCGCTTTGCGATAACATTCCATCGCCAGCTTCGCGGAAAAACAGCATTTAAATCAATTTTAGACGATATCCCAGGTGTTGGTGAGCAAAGAAAAAAGAAAATTTTACATCATTTTGGCTCTGTGAAAAAATTAAAAGAAGCACCAATTGAAGAACTGCTGTCCATAAATATCCCCAAAAATGTTGCAGAAAATATTTATCGTTATTTACAGGAAAAGGTGTCGGAAGAATAATGCTCTTCGGACACCTATTTTTATTATTCCCATTGCACGGTAATGATTACGGTATTATCCCGCTTTTTTTGCTGCTCCATTGCTTCCGATTCTTTGCCTATCAAGTTTTGGACCTGCTCAGCTAAAAAACCAGCCTCAAGCTGATAAGAATAATCAACATTTCTCTCAAAGCGATTGGCAATTAATTCACTAGTAAGTTCAAAGATGATTTCATCTTTATTTTCTTTAGCGACCGATAATATTCCAAGCCCAGACATTTCAAAAAAGTGAGTGATGTCCTCCAAAGTTTCCAAAGGGAATTTTCTAGCAAGATTTTTTCCACCCCAGTACAATATCGAATGATAATCCTTTCCAAGAAGATCCTTTAAAAAGGTTTCGCGAATTAATTCATAGCCAAAAGCAGGTATTGTCATTTGCGCTAATGTATCATTTATTTTTTCTTTCTGTTTTTTATTGAACAATCGAAACCACCCTTTCTAAACATATTTTATACTTTTTATTGAAGTCTGCAACAAAACAATTTTTTAAAAGAATGCATAAAAAAGCGCATAATAATGTATGTTAGAAATATGGAATAAGTCGAAAACGGAGTTATTATGAAAAAAAATACAAGAAAATGAATTTTTTGAATCTTTATTTCGTAGGTGTTCTTGACGTGTTTTGTAGATGAGAGTAAAATGAACATGTCACAGATTATTCAAAGAAGGTTCGCAAAATAGAATCATTCTTTGTAGTTTTTTGCATGCGGGGAGGTAGGAAACTATCAATCTGTTCGGTACAATTTTATTTCAAAACTATGTAAAAGTATTAAAGGGGGGGCAAAAATGGCAAAAGATCGTGAATTTTTAAACCGTAGACTCCATTCATTATTGGGGATTATTCCGGTCGGTCTATTTGTGGTTGAGCATTTAGTTGTGAATCATTTTGCAACTGACGGAGCATCTGCTTTTAACAAAGCAGCAGGATTTATGGGAACATTACCATTTGTCCATTTATTAGAGGTATTTTTAATTTTCTTACCATTACTATACCATGCAGTTTATGGGCTTTATGTTGCCTATTCTGCAAAAAACAATGTCAGCAAGTACGGTTATTTTAGAAACTGGATGTTCCTGCTACAACGTGTAACAGGTGTTATTACGCTAATTTTTGTAGTATGGCATGTATGGCAAACTCGACTTGCAGCAGCATTTGGCGCAGAAGTAAACTTTGACATGATGGCAAATATTTTAAGTAGCCCAGTTATGCTTATTTTCTATATTGTTGGTGTACTTTCAGCTGTATTCCATTTTGCAAACGGATTATGGTCATTTATGGTAAGCTGGGGACTTACAATTACTCCTCGTTCTCAACAAGTATCTACGTATGTGTGTATGGTTGTTTTTGTTTTATTAGCAATTGTGTCACTAAGAGCTATCTTTGCATTTTTAGATCCACAATTAGCTAATCTGTAATTTTAGTTCGTTCATTAAAGTTTCAGATCAAACCAAATCGGGGAGTGAGTTATTTTGAGTAATGGAAATCTTGTGATTGTCGGTGGCGGCTTAGCTGGTTTAATGGCTACTGTTAAAGCTGCTGAGGCAGGGGTTCGTGTTGATTTATTATCACTAGTACCTGTTAAGCGCTCTCACTCTGTATGTGCACAGGGTGGTATTAACGGTGCTGTTAATACAAAAGGTGAAGGTGATTCACCTTGGATCCATTTTGATGATACAATTTATGGTGGTGACTTTTTAGCTAACCAGCCACCTGTTAAAGCGATGTGTGATGCAGCACCTGGTATTATTCATTTATTTGACCGTATGGGAGTTATGTTTAACCGCACTCCTGAAGGATTACTTGATTTCCGCCGTTTCGGTGGGACACAGCATCATCGTACAGCGTTTGCTGGTGCTACTACTGGTCAGCAGTTACTATATGCTTTAGATGAGCAAGTTCGTCGTCATGAAGTGGCAGGACTTGTTACGAAGTATGAAGGATGGGACATGCTCTCATTAATCCTTGATGATAACGAGGAGTGCCGTGGCGTTGTTGCGCAAGATCAACGCTCTCATGAAATTAAAGCATTCAAAGCAGATGCCGTTATTTTGGCTACTGGCGGCCCTGGTATTATCTTTGGTAAAACAACAAACTCAGTTATCAATACAGCTACAGCAGCATCTGCTGCATATCAGCAAGGTGTTTACTATGCGAATGGTGAGTTCATCCAAATTCACCCAACAGCGATTCCTGGTGATGATAAAAACCGCCTCATGAGTGAATCAGCTCGTGGTGAAGGTGGGCGTGTTTGGACTTATAAAGATGGTAAACCATGGTATTTCCTAGAAGAAAAATACCCTGCATACGGAAACCTAGTACCACGTGATATTGCAACACGTGAAATTTTTGACGTGTGTGTAAATCAAAAGCTTGGAATCAATGGTGAAAACAGAGTTTATCTTGACCTTTCACATAAAGATCCAAAAGAGCTTGATATTAAGCTTGGTGGTATTATTGAAATTTATGAGAAGTTTACTGGTGATAATCCACGTAAAGTTCCAATGCAAATCTTCCCTGCTGTCCACTATTCAATGGGTGGAATGTGGGTAGACTATAACCAAATGACGAATATTCCAGGCTTATTTGCAGCTGGTGAGTGTGATTATTCACAACACGGTGGTAACCGTCTAGGAGCTAACTCATTACTATCAGCTATTTTTGGTGGTATGGTTGCAGGACCTAATGCGGTTGAATATATGAATAACCGTGCGAAAGCTACAGATTCTCTTCCGGAATCAGTATTTGAGAAACAAGTCCGTATTGAAGAGGACAAGTTTAATAAATTAACATCAATGACGACTGGTTCAGAAAATGCGTATGTAATTGCAAAAGAACTAGGCGAATGGATGACTGATAATGTAACAGTTGTTCGTTATAATGATAAACTTCTTAAAACAGATGAAAAACTTCAAGAGTTACAAGAACGTTGGGAACAGATTAATATTAACGATACAGCTAAATGGAGCAACCAAGGTTTAATGTTTACACGTCAATTAAAGAATATGCTTCATCTTGCACGTGTAATCACAATCGGTGCATATAACCGTAACGAAAGCCGTGGAGCGCACTATAAACCAGAATTCCCTGATCGTAACGATGAGGACTTCTTAAAGACAACAATGGCGAAATTCAATCCAGAAACAAATGCACCTGAGTTTTTCTATGAAGAAGTTGACATCTCGCTTATTAAACCACGTAAGCGCGACTATTCTTCGAAGCACGAAGTTGAAGAAAAGAAAGAGGAGGCAAAATAATCATGAGTGAAAAAACAATTCGCTTAATTATATCACGTCAAGATTCACCAGATTCTGCCCCTTACCAACAAGAATTTGAAATTCCATATCGACCAAACATGAACGTTATTGGTTGTTTAATGGAAATCCAACGTAATCCTGTTACTTCTAAAGGGGAGAATGTAGCACCACCAACATGGGATATGAACTGTTTAGAGGAAGTTTGTGGTGCATGTTCAATGATTATTAATGGCAAGCCACGTCAATCATGTTCTGCACTGGTTGACCAGCTTGAACAACCAATCCGTTTAGAACCAATGCGTACATTCCCGATTAATCGTGACTTACAGGTTGACCGTAGCCGTATGTTCGATTCATTAAAGAAAGTAAAAGCATGGATTCCGATTGATGGAACATATGACCTCGGACCTGGACCAAGAATGCCGGAAAGAAAGCGCCAATGGGCTTATGAATTAGCGAAATGTATGACATGTGGTGTTTGTATGGAAGCATGTCCAAACGTTAGTGACAAGGCTAACTTTATTGGACCACAGCCTCTTGGTCAAGTTCGTCTATTCAATGCCCATCCAACAGGTGCAATGAATGCACCAGAGCGTTTAGAAGCACTAATGGGCGATGGCGGACTTGCTAACTGCGGTAACTCTCAGAACTGTGTGCAGTCTTGTCCAAAAGGAATTCCAATTACAACTTCTATTGCAGCATTAAACCGTGACACAACTGTCCAAATGTTTAGAAACTTCTTCGGAAGCGACAAATAATAGATTTATAAACATATATAAAATAAAATCCTCTAGCCAAAAGGCTAGAGGATTTTATTTTTATTTGCTAAAACCTGTTACATATTTTCAGCGGTTTTAATAACCTTCTTACTATTAACTTCAATAGGTCCTTTAGCAATTAGTCCTAAAGGTTTTCCGACTGACAGTACGGTTCGGCCAAAGAAATTATTTAGAAATGTTGCACCTGCTAAATAAAATC is a genomic window of Bacillus sp. (in: firmicutes) containing:
- the sdhA gene encoding succinate dehydrogenase flavoprotein subunit, translating into MSNGNLVIVGGGLAGLMATVKAAEAGVRVDLLSLVPVKRSHSVCAQGGINGAVNTKGEGDSPWIHFDDTIYGGDFLANQPPVKAMCDAAPGIIHLFDRMGVMFNRTPEGLLDFRRFGGTQHHRTAFAGATTGQQLLYALDEQVRRHEVAGLVTKYEGWDMLSLILDDNEECRGVVAQDQRSHEIKAFKADAVILATGGPGIIFGKTTNSVINTATAASAAYQQGVYYANGEFIQIHPTAIPGDDKNRLMSESARGEGGRVWTYKDGKPWYFLEEKYPAYGNLVPRDIATREIFDVCVNQKLGINGENRVYLDLSHKDPKELDIKLGGIIEIYEKFTGDNPRKVPMQIFPAVHYSMGGMWVDYNQMTNIPGLFAAGECDYSQHGGNRLGANSLLSAIFGGMVAGPNAVEYMNNRAKATDSLPESVFEKQVRIEEDKFNKLTSMTTGSENAYVIAKELGEWMTDNVTVVRYNDKLLKTDEKLQELQERWEQININDTAKWSNQGLMFTRQLKNMLHLARVITIGAYNRNESRGAHYKPEFPDRNDEDFLKTTMAKFNPETNAPEFFYEEVDISLIKPRKRDYSSKHEVEEKKEEAK
- the trxA gene encoding thioredoxin; this translates as MAIVNATDQNFATETSEGVVLVDFWAPWCGPCKMIAPVLEEVDSELGEKLKIVKVDVDENPDTAAQFGVMSIPTLLVFKDGNKIDQFVGFQPKDALLARLANHI
- a CDS encoding electron transfer flavoprotein subunit beta/FixA family protein, encoding MNIYVIMKRTFDTEEKIVIANGKISEDGAEFIINPYDEYALEEAIQLKEKHGGEVTVVTVGTEDSEKELRTALAMGADKAVLINIEDDIENGDQYTTTAVLAEYFKDKEFDIILGGNVAIDGGSGQVGPRLAETLNINYVTTITKIDVDGTKATIVRDVEGDSETIETTLPILVTAQQGLNEPRYPSLPGIMKAKKKPLEELELDDLDIDEDDVEAKTKTLEIYLPPKKEGGKILAGETSEQVIELVKLLQTEAKVI
- a CDS encoding succinate dehydrogenase, with amino-acid sequence MAKDREFLNRRLHSLLGIIPVGLFVVEHLVVNHFATDGASAFNKAAGFMGTLPFVHLLEVFLIFLPLLYHAVYGLYVAYSAKNNVSKYGYFRNWMFLLQRVTGVITLIFVVWHVWQTRLAAAFGAEVNFDMMANILSSPVMLIFYIVGVLSAVFHFANGLWSFMVSWGLTITPRSQQVSTYVCMVVFVLLAIVSLRAIFAFLDPQLANL
- a CDS encoding electron transfer flavoprotein subunit alpha/FixB family protein → MTRKVLVVGEVRDGNLRNVSYEAVAAGKLIAEGGEVVAVLIGEAVQSLGEAMIQYGADRVITVENAQLKNYTADGYAQALLAVVNEENPGGIILGHTALGKDLSPKMAAKLNSGLVSDCVNIEVTGDNVIFTRPIYSGKAFEKKIVTDGIIFATIRPNNIAPLEKDEIRTGEITSLNVDVKDLRSVIKEVVRKASEGVDLSEAKVVVAGGRGVKSAEGFELLKELANLLGGAVGASRGACDADYCDYSLQIGQTGKVVTPDLYIACGISGAIQHLAGMSNSKVIVAINKDPEANIFNVADYGIVGDLFEVVPLLVEEFKKIKVNA
- the uvrC gene encoding excinuclease ABC subunit UvrC: MTNHLKEKLSLLPAQPGCYLMKDRQGTIIYVGKAKILKNRVRSYFTGSHDGKTLRLVNEIEDFEYIVTSSDLEALILEMNLIKQYDPKYNIMLKDDKSYPYLKITAEKHPRLLTTRNVKKDKGKYFGPYANVGAANETKKLLDRLYPLRKCSTIPDRVCLYYHMNQCLAPCVKDVSDAENKQLVDEIVKFLNGGFQDIKKSLVEKMYKASDELDFERAKEYRDQIAHIEAVMEKQKMNLNELIDRDVFGYTYDKGWMCVQVFFVRQGKLIERDVSFFPFYNEPEEDFLTFLGQFYLKSNHLKPKEIFVSEEINGEYAEKLVEVKVVQPKRGKKKDLVDLAIKNAKIALKEKFSLIEKDEERTIKAVENLGRKMGISPPYRIEAFDNSNIHGTDPVSAMIMFIDGKPEKKEYRKYKIKGVEGPDDYASMREVTRRRYSRLLRESLPLPDLIIVDGGKGHIHAVKDVLENELGLDLPICGLAKDEKHRTSELLYGDPPEVIRLERNSQEFYLLQRIQDEVHRFAITFHRQLRGKTAFKSILDDIPGVGEQRKKKILHHFGSVKKLKEAPIEELLSINIPKNVAENIYRYLQEKVSEE
- a CDS encoding enoyl-CoA hydratase, which encodes MDFFTVETNEYIALITLNRPPANALASEVLQELSLVLDEVERNDDVRVLLLKGEGRFFSAGADIKEFTEVESEEGFTEISKRGQDVFSRIENFSKPVIAVIHGAALGGGLELAMSCHIRLASENAKLGLPELTLGVVPGFAGTQRLPRLVGIPKAAEMMFTSEPISGTEAAVLGLVNHAYPEESLFDEANKLAQKIAAKSPNSLKAVIELLQFAKVSSFGQGSEQEAKLFGEIFMSEDAKEGVSAFLEKRFPQFKGK
- the sdhB gene encoding succinate dehydrogenase iron-sulfur subunit; protein product: MSEKTIRLIISRQDSPDSAPYQQEFEIPYRPNMNVIGCLMEIQRNPVTSKGENVAPPTWDMNCLEEVCGACSMIINGKPRQSCSALVDQLEQPIRLEPMRTFPINRDLQVDRSRMFDSLKKVKAWIPIDGTYDLGPGPRMPERKRQWAYELAKCMTCGVCMEACPNVSDKANFIGPQPLGQVRLFNAHPTGAMNAPERLEALMGDGGLANCGNSQNCVQSCPKGIPITTSIAALNRDTTVQMFRNFFGSDK
- a CDS encoding YslB family protein, with product MTIPAFGYELIRETFLKDLLGKDYHSILYWGGKNLARKFPLETLEDITHFFEMSGLGILSVAKENKDEIIFELTSELIANRFERNVDYSYQLEAGFLAEQVQNLIGKESEAMEQQKKRDNTVIITVQWE